In the Cryptosporangium minutisporangium genome, one interval contains:
- a CDS encoding esterase-like activity of phytase family protein, producing MRSAVVALLLLGLLATVGCSPTATDPASAPSAAPKPGLTFLGATTLPRASQVEATTVGGLSGISRDPRTGTYYLISDDRSERDPARFYTATVTVTADDVQARLTGTKPLRRADGSTFPSLASGEVPPDPEGIAVDPRSRNLYWVDEGERSDFLENPSVRVATPTGKFVRELEIPQSLRIDSGTGPRRNQALEGVSFTPDGRQLFTAMEEPLRQDGPNPTAEAGAPTRITRYDAGRLAAQYLYPLEPLFAEPREPDSAATNGLSDLVALGDGRFLMIERAAVPDRLRIGVRIYLAEVGRATDVLGRDSVRGATPMTKTLLLDLDDAPGLRVDNFEGATLGPELPDGRRTLLLVSDDNFHWALTSQIAAFALTGI from the coding sequence GTGCGCTCCGCTGTCGTCGCTCTCCTGCTCCTGGGCCTGCTCGCGACGGTGGGCTGCAGCCCGACCGCGACGGATCCCGCCTCCGCGCCGTCGGCCGCGCCGAAGCCGGGGCTGACGTTTCTCGGTGCGACGACGCTGCCGCGGGCGTCGCAGGTCGAGGCGACCACGGTCGGTGGACTCTCCGGCATCAGCCGCGACCCGCGGACCGGCACGTACTACCTGATCAGCGACGACCGGTCGGAGCGCGATCCGGCCCGGTTCTACACCGCGACCGTCACCGTGACCGCGGACGACGTCCAGGCCCGGCTGACCGGCACGAAACCGCTCCGGCGCGCCGACGGGTCGACGTTCCCGTCGCTCGCCTCCGGTGAGGTGCCGCCCGATCCGGAAGGCATCGCGGTCGACCCGCGCTCGCGGAACCTGTACTGGGTCGACGAGGGGGAGCGCAGCGACTTCCTGGAGAACCCGTCGGTCCGGGTGGCGACGCCCACCGGAAAGTTCGTCCGCGAACTGGAGATCCCGCAGTCCCTGCGGATCGACAGCGGCACCGGGCCGCGCCGCAATCAGGCGCTGGAAGGCGTGTCGTTCACCCCGGACGGGCGTCAGCTGTTCACCGCGATGGAGGAGCCGCTGCGGCAGGACGGTCCGAACCCGACCGCGGAGGCCGGCGCGCCGACCCGGATCACCCGGTACGACGCCGGTCGCCTGGCCGCTCAGTACCTGTATCCGCTCGAGCCGCTCTTCGCCGAGCCGCGCGAGCCGGATTCGGCCGCGACCAACGGGCTGTCCGACCTGGTGGCGCTCGGGGACGGACGGTTCTTGATGATCGAGCGGGCCGCGGTCCCCGATCGGCTGCGGATCGGGGTCCGGATCTACCTGGCCGAGGTCGGCCGGGCGACCGACGTTCTCGGCCGGGACTCGGTGCGCGGTGCGACGCCGATGACGAAGACGCTGCTCCTCGACCTGGACGACGCGCCGGGCCTGCGCGTCGACAACTTCGAGGGAGCGACGCTCGGCCCCGAGCTGCCGGACGGGCGCCGGACCCTGCTCCTGGTGTCCGACGACAACTTCCACTGGGCGCTGACGTCCCAGATCGCCGCGTTCGCACTGACCGGCATCTGA